The following are from one region of the Halomonas qaidamensis genome:
- the lexA gene encoding transcriptional repressor LexA: protein MSRPLTARQQHVFDFIVKTMGEFGYPPTRAEIAKALGFRSPNAAEEHLRALERKGAIRIIRNTSRGIRLPNQEPQEISDVPATTLPAQAEPLPHNGLPVIGEVAAGSPILAAEHIDRYCPLPAEYFTPKADYLLRVRGLSMKDIGILEGDLLAVHRTDRVRDGQIVVARLEDEVTVKRFKRQGHTVTLMAENNDFAPIEIDLRTQQLDIEGVGVGVIRGGNGQALG, encoded by the coding sequence ATGTCACGCCCACTTACCGCGCGCCAGCAACATGTTTTTGATTTTATTGTTAAAACAATGGGTGAATTTGGCTATCCACCTACCCGAGCGGAAATTGCAAAAGCACTGGGATTCCGCTCACCTAACGCGGCCGAAGAGCATCTGAGAGCACTTGAGCGCAAAGGTGCCATTCGCATTATTCGCAATACCTCGCGAGGGATACGCTTACCTAATCAAGAACCCCAAGAGATAAGCGATGTTCCTGCCACAACACTCCCTGCGCAGGCAGAGCCACTACCACATAACGGCCTGCCCGTTATTGGAGAAGTTGCCGCAGGAAGCCCAATTTTAGCGGCTGAACATATTGATCGTTATTGTCCGCTACCGGCTGAATATTTCACCCCTAAAGCAGACTACCTACTTAGGGTGCGTGGTTTATCCATGAAAGATATCGGCATATTAGAAGGTGATCTGCTTGCTGTGCATCGGACTGATCGCGTTCGTGATGGCCAGATTGTGGTAGCAAGGCTGGAAGATGAAGTGACCGTTAAGCGTTTTAAACGTCAAGGGCATACAGTGACGTTGATGGCAGAAAATAATGATTTCGCACCAATTGAAATTGATCTGCGTACGCAGCAGCTAGATATTGAAGGGGTCGGTGTCGGTGTCATCCGTGGCGGCAATGGCCAAGCGCTTGGATAA
- a CDS encoding TetR/AcrR family transcriptional regulator, whose product MAQSDTVTRILDTAEVLFAERGFAETSLRNITSKARVNLAAVNYHFGSKKALIQAVFARYLDPFSERFHTALDELEAHYHGDVIPLEVLLETMASTVLTVPAERNSLKVFMRLLGLAYSQAQGHLRRYIQQQYGDVFTRFTELVRQATPDLPDAERFWRLHFMLGTVIFTLSGLDALRDIAAKDYNEQVTVRDLVRRLRPVVVAAMNAPLPPAADEGHYANAHAS is encoded by the coding sequence ATGGCGCAATCTGATACGGTAACGCGTATCCTTGATACTGCAGAGGTACTATTTGCTGAGCGCGGGTTTGCTGAAACGTCGCTGCGCAATATTACCAGCAAAGCGCGGGTCAATTTGGCTGCTGTTAACTACCACTTTGGCTCTAAGAAAGCACTTATCCAAGCGGTGTTTGCACGTTATTTAGATCCGTTTTCTGAGCGCTTTCATACTGCGCTTGATGAGCTTGAAGCGCACTATCACGGTGATGTAATACCCCTTGAAGTATTGTTGGAAACAATGGCGAGCACGGTGCTGACGGTACCTGCCGAGCGTAATAGTCTGAAGGTCTTTATGCGTCTCTTAGGGTTGGCGTATAGTCAGGCACAGGGCCATTTGCGACGTTACATTCAGCAGCAGTATGGCGATGTCTTTACCCGCTTTACAGAACTTGTGCGTCAAGCAACGCCTGATTTGCCTGATGCTGAACGTTTCTGGCGGCTGCATTTTATGCTTGGTACCGTGATCTTTACGCTGTCTGGGCTAGATGCACTGCGAGACATTGCCGCCAAGGATTATAATGAGCAAGTAACGGTAAGAGATTTGGTGAGACGCTTACGCCCAGTGGTGGTTGCCGCTATGAATGCGCCGCTGCCACCTGCCGCTGACGAAGGACATTATGCGAACGCCCACGCTAGCTGA
- a CDS encoding L,D-transpeptidase produces the protein MRTPTLAELPPLDEGWIEINIQQQQLCYWIGRTPQYTCAVSTGEKGVGQQEGSGQTPRGWHYIRASVGDGLPDNAVFRGRRWTGEVFSAALAEKFPHRDWILTRILWLCGLELGLNRGGSVDSQRRYIYLHGTPPDQPMGIAASHGCIRLRNSDLLFLFKHARPGTPVWLHDGQA, from the coding sequence ATGCGAACGCCCACGCTAGCTGAGCTGCCGCCATTGGATGAAGGGTGGATAGAAATTAATATCCAGCAACAGCAATTGTGCTATTGGATAGGGCGCACGCCGCAATATACGTGCGCTGTATCAACGGGTGAAAAAGGCGTCGGGCAGCAGGAGGGAAGTGGTCAAACGCCTCGTGGGTGGCACTATATCCGTGCGTCAGTTGGTGACGGTCTACCTGACAATGCGGTTTTTCGTGGGCGTCGATGGACGGGAGAGGTATTTTCGGCAGCACTCGCGGAGAAATTTCCTCATCGTGATTGGATATTAACGCGTATTTTGTGGCTTTGTGGTTTAGAACTGGGGCTTAACCGAGGCGGTAGTGTTGACTCTCAGCGTCGCTATATCTATTTGCATGGCACGCCACCCGACCAACCAATGGGTATCGCTGCGTCACATGGCTGCATCCGGCTGCGTAATAGTGATCTGCTTTTTCTATTTAAGCACGCCCGACCTGGTACACCTGTCTGGCTTCATGATGGTCAAGCCTAG